The following proteins are encoded in a genomic region of Oncorhynchus gorbuscha isolate QuinsamMale2020 ecotype Even-year linkage group LG11, OgorEven_v1.0, whole genome shotgun sequence:
- the LOC124048097 gene encoding cerebellar degeneration-related protein 2-like codes for MLGMEEFVTDEEEPWYDQQDLESDLHLAAELGKTLLERNKELEDSLQQIYITNEEQVQEIEYLAKQLEVLREMNEQHAKVYEQLDGTARELELTNRTLVLDSKASQHKIERLTGTIETLQTQVESLSGQVEQLHSLELLRVRREKRERRKTIASFPCLRELCTAPKYEDGFVVGRSDSFTSETKRQPAEEENERLREAVSALRSAVRAERGRREGAERECHVLLGEFSRLESRVLGAESCQARVRELEAELQELQQLRRARTLLLSSEDDGVGFTQTLLNNTPETDTLEGEGGEVGGGFREEGEGGGGLGGELLPASSPVRKSCSDTALNAIVARDASGRRRGSYAIHANSVRKRGMSILREVDEQYHALLEKYEELLRKCRRHEESLCHAGVQTSRPVSRDPSMKDCAMGPTPAPPPSPTQSPSTPEVMESISKQVEAVDKRLGQSTPEYKALFKEIFSRIQKTKMDIRATKASKSGKSSK; via the exons acctccACCTGGCAGCAGAGCTTGGGAAGACTCTGTTGGAGAGGAACAAGGAGCTGGAGGATTCTCTACAGCAGATATACATCACCAATGAGGAGCAGGTGCAGGAGATTGAG taCCTGGCTAAGCAGCTGGAGGTGCTGAGGGAAATGAATGAACAGCATGCTAAGGTGTACGAGCAGCTAGATGGGACAGCCAGAGAACTGGAGCTCACCAACCGTACCCTGGTACTGGACAGCAAGGCCTCACAACACAAGATAGAGAG GTTGACTGGGACCATCGAGACCCTGCAGACCCAGGTGGAGTCTCTCTCTGGGCAGGTGGAACAGCTCCACTCCCTGGAGCTGCTCAGGGTccggagggagaagagggaacgACGCAAAACCATCGCCTCCTTCCCCTGCCTTAGGGAACTCTGCACCGCACCCAA gTATGAGGATGGGTTCGTGGTGGGCCGCTCAGACAGCTTCACCTCAGAGACTAAGCGCCAGCCAGCAGAGGAGGAGAACGAGCGTCTGAGAGAGGCGGTGTCGGCGCTGCGCTCGGCCGTGAGGGCGGAGCGGGGTCGCAGggagggggcggagagagagtGTCACGTCCTCCTGGGAGAGTTCTCTCGTCTGGAGTCACGTGTGCTG gGTGCAGAGAGCTGCCAGGCACGGGTTCGTGAACTAGAGGCAGAGCTCCAGGAACTCCAGCAGCTCCGACGGGCGAGGACCCTCCTCCTGAGCAGCGAAGATGACGGCGTGGGCTTCACCCAGACCCTCCTCAACAACACCCCCGAGACAGACAccctggagggggagggaggagaagtggGTGGAGGGTTCAGGGAGGAGGGCGAGGGGGGAGGAGGCTTAGGTGGAGAGTTGTTACCTGCCTCCAGCCCCGTCAGGAAGAGCTGCAGCGACACGGCGCTGAACGCCATCGTGGCCAGGGACGCATccgggagaagaagagggagctACGCGATCCACGCCAACAGCGTCCGTAAGAGAGGGATGTCCATCCTGAGGGAGGTGGACGAGCAGTACCACGCTCTGCTGGAGAAGTATGAGGAGCTGTTAAGGAAGTGCCGGCGCCACGAGGAGTCCCTGTGCCACGCGGGGGTGCAGACCTCGCGGCCCGTCTCCAGGGACCCCTCCATGAAGGACTGTGCCATGGGCCCCACCCCTGCACCCCCGCCCTCCCCCACCCAGTCCCCCTCCACCCCCGAGGTGATGGAGAGCATCAGTAAGCAGGTGGAGGCGGTGGATAAACGACTGGGCCAGAGCACGCCAGAGTACAAAGCTCTGTTCAAGGAGATCTTCTCTCGTATTCAGAAGACCAAGATGGACATCAGAGCCACCAAAGCCAGCAAGTCTGGCAAGTCCAGCAAATAA